One genomic segment of Prochlorococcus marinus str. MIT 0919 includes these proteins:
- the psbZ gene encoding photosystem II reaction center protein PsbZ: MQVISSVAINALLFASLMLVIGVPVLYMTQSDPADRRNGEIKKIEIIGGVWFHLVLVNGLLSYFV, from the coding sequence ATGCAGGTCATTAGTTCAGTTGCTATTAACGCACTTCTCTTTGCTTCTTTAATGTTGGTTATTGGTGTTCCAGTTCTCTATATGACCCAATCAGATCCAGCAGATCGGCGCAATGGAGAAATTAAAAAAATTGAGATTATTGGTGGAGTTTGGTTTCACCTTGTATTAGTAAATGGTTTGCTTTCTTACTTTGTTTGA
- the mutS gene encoding DNA mismatch repair protein MutS encodes MADEVIPVQGSFFDQIQGSTAPAKGLQRSAFEKDEKFSDEDIKKAAKERPRLRKGSEVTKDIEQTGVTSYSNKVPPSHHHHDEIDITKLPPVLRHYVELKQQNPARILLYRLGDFFECFFEDAILLSQTLELTLTGKEAGKIIGRVPMAGIPHHAAERYCCTLIQKGFSIALCDQLESSQNKEGKLLKRGITRILTPGTVIETGMLQAKKNNWLAAVLVEKESNQALAKWGLANADISTGEFFVKEGLGLNALEQELSRIEASEVICEKLEEDHNAKQWCPEKIQLTQLSKTSFNLHEAKAALKSHYKITTINGLGIHEYVMALRAAGGLLAYLNETNPINQSEKYFTKIPLEMPKICFTKEALILDAQTRRNLEIVSTQKDGKFQGSLLWAIDRTLTAMGGRCLRRWLENPLIDPQKIIARQEIVSYLVEKRNVRKSLRQLLKAMADLERLSGRASTGHAGGRDLVAIADGIERLPLFATTLKNIPGSAPRWLISLQKIDKDLLKVASLIRKILINNPPLSLSEGGLIHDGVDPILDGLRNMIDDQNDWLNSQEILEKKMSNIQNLKLQYHRTFGYFLSVNKSKAQNVPSHWIRRQTLSNEERFITPDLKAREGKIFQLKARSAQREYELFSELRQIVGDKAQEIRKAAKSVAGLDALTGLAELAAAANYCAPTILEKKSTLRKIHIEDSRHPVVEQMLVESKFQPNDIRLGEKTDLIVLTGPNASGKSCFLRQIGLIQLLAQIGSWIPAKEACISIADRVFTRVGAVDDLAAGQSTFMVEMTETAYILNQATAKSLVLLDEIGRGTSTFDGLSIAWAVSEFLAKEIKSRTIFATHYHELNSLSKEFNNVANFQVLVKQSGKEIHFLHKVVEGGANKSYGIEAARLAGVPNQVIKKAKEILLLMEKKK; translated from the coding sequence ATGGCTGACGAGGTTATCCCAGTTCAAGGCAGCTTCTTTGATCAAATTCAAGGATCAACTGCACCAGCAAAAGGTTTACAAAGAAGTGCTTTTGAAAAAGACGAAAAATTTTCTGATGAAGATATTAAAAAGGCAGCTAAGGAAAGACCTCGCCTAAGAAAAGGCTCAGAGGTAACAAAAGATATTGAACAAACTGGAGTCACTTCATACTCGAACAAGGTTCCACCATCACATCATCATCACGATGAAATTGATATTACAAAGCTACCACCAGTTCTTAGACACTATGTAGAGCTCAAACAACAAAACCCAGCAAGGATTTTGCTTTATAGGCTGGGTGATTTTTTTGAATGTTTCTTTGAAGATGCCATCCTCTTGTCGCAAACTTTAGAGCTAACCCTCACGGGAAAAGAAGCTGGAAAAATCATAGGAAGAGTTCCCATGGCTGGAATTCCTCATCATGCAGCTGAAAGGTATTGCTGCACACTTATCCAAAAAGGATTTTCAATCGCTTTATGTGATCAACTGGAAAGCAGCCAAAACAAAGAAGGGAAATTACTTAAAAGAGGTATTACAAGAATATTGACCCCTGGAACAGTTATTGAAACAGGTATGCTCCAAGCAAAAAAAAATAATTGGTTAGCAGCAGTATTAGTAGAAAAAGAATCCAATCAAGCATTAGCCAAATGGGGTTTAGCTAATGCAGATATCAGTACAGGGGAATTTTTTGTAAAAGAAGGGTTGGGGCTAAATGCTCTAGAGCAAGAACTCTCAAGAATTGAAGCCTCAGAAGTTATCTGCGAAAAATTAGAGGAAGACCACAATGCTAAGCAATGGTGTCCTGAAAAAATACAGTTAACCCAACTATCCAAAACATCTTTCAATCTTCATGAAGCAAAAGCTGCTCTAAAAAGTCATTACAAAATAACAACAATTAATGGTCTTGGAATTCATGAATATGTCATGGCTTTAAGAGCAGCTGGAGGCTTATTAGCTTATTTGAACGAAACTAATCCTATTAATCAATCGGAAAAATATTTCACTAAGATTCCATTGGAAATGCCGAAAATTTGCTTTACAAAAGAAGCCTTAATACTTGACGCTCAAACTCGTAGAAATTTGGAAATAGTGTCCACTCAAAAAGACGGAAAGTTTCAGGGATCCCTTTTATGGGCAATTGACAGAACACTGACAGCAATGGGAGGAAGGTGTTTGCGAAGATGGTTAGAGAACCCTCTAATTGATCCACAAAAAATTATTGCTCGACAGGAGATAGTTAGTTATCTAGTTGAAAAAAGAAATGTAAGGAAAAGTCTAAGGCAATTACTAAAAGCAATGGCAGATTTAGAAAGGTTATCTGGGCGCGCTAGTACAGGACATGCTGGAGGAAGAGACTTGGTAGCAATTGCCGATGGAATCGAGCGTCTTCCTCTATTTGCAACAACCCTAAAAAATATTCCAGGAAGTGCGCCACGTTGGCTCATTAGTCTACAAAAAATAGACAAAGACTTATTAAAAGTTGCAAGTCTAATTAGAAAAATATTAATCAATAATCCTCCTTTAAGTCTTAGTGAAGGGGGATTAATTCATGACGGTGTTGACCCTATCCTAGATGGCTTAAGGAATATGATAGATGATCAAAATGATTGGTTAAATAGCCAAGAAATTTTAGAAAAAAAAATGAGCAATATCCAAAATCTTAAACTGCAATATCACCGAACATTTGGATACTTTCTTTCAGTAAATAAATCAAAAGCACAAAACGTTCCATCACACTGGATTAGAAGGCAAACTTTATCTAATGAAGAAAGATTTATAACTCCAGACTTAAAAGCTAGGGAGGGTAAAATCTTTCAATTGAAAGCTAGGTCTGCACAAAGAGAGTATGAATTATTTTCAGAGCTTAGGCAAATAGTTGGTGACAAGGCCCAGGAAATTCGCAAAGCAGCAAAATCAGTTGCTGGGTTAGATGCTCTAACAGGTCTTGCCGAACTAGCAGCAGCAGCTAATTATTGTGCACCAACAATACTAGAAAAAAAATCAACTTTAAGGAAGATACATATTGAAGATTCTAGGCACCCTGTAGTGGAGCAAATGCTCGTAGAAAGTAAATTTCAACCCAATGATATTCGTCTTGGAGAAAAGACTGATCTAATTGTTCTAACTGGACCAAATGCTAGTGGGAAAAGTTGTTTCCTAAGGCAAATTGGATTAATTCAATTACTTGCACAAATTGGAAGTTGGATTCCTGCTAAAGAAGCATGTATTAGTATTGCAGATAGAGTTTTCACTCGAGTTGGAGCAGTCGACGATCTAGCGGCTGGGCAATCTACTTTTATGGTTGAAATGACAGAGACAGCTTACATATTAAACCAAGCGACAGCAAAATCATTAGTATTATTAGATGAAATTGGTAGAGGCACATCAACATTTGATGGTCTATCTATTGCGTGGGCAGTAAGTGAATTTCTCGCAAAAGAAATAAAAAGTAGAACGATTTTTGCAACTCATTATCATGAACTCAATTCACTTTCCAAAGAATTCAATAATGTTGCAAATTTTCAAGTATTGGTAAAGCAAAGTGGCAAAGAAATACATTTTCTACATAAAGTTGTAGAAGGTGGGGCAAATAAAAGTTATGGAATAGAAGCGGCTAGACTAGCTGGGGTACCAAACCAAGTGATTAAAAAAGCAAAAGAAATACTTTTGTTAATGGAAAAGAAGAAATAA